One Vicia villosa cultivar HV-30 ecotype Madison, WI linkage group LG5, Vvil1.0, whole genome shotgun sequence genomic window, TTCGTGATTGTTGTTGTGATTGGATTTGGAATGGAATTTGCAGGAATTGCTTTGTTGGAATTTCGGGTAAAAATAACTTATGATCCTTATGGTGCTCTGGGGAATTGGAATCCAAATGATTCCGATCCTTGCAAGTGGTCGGGTGTTCGATGTGTTGATGGTAAAGTGCAAACGCTGTAAGTTACTCCTTTCATGTTTTCCATTGTGACAGTGTTGTTATTCTTTAGCGACGAATTAAACATGTTCGTGTTTTTTGACGTTTGAAGAAAGCTTCCATTTTGATTGAGGAAAATGCAGTGCTGAAAATTTTGTGCTTATAGGATTTTCTGTCTTGTTATTTTTTGCAGGGACTTAAATGGACTATCATTGGAAGGGACATTAACTCCTCATCTTGGGAAACTTAATCACTTGAAATCTATGTAAGGATTATTTCTTCGCAATCTTCCTCGGGAGTTTAAAAATCGAACATTCTGTTTACTTAATCTAGTAACTTATATTCCATTCCAATTCTAATTATGTTATGCTCCTTTTGTTACTTTGAAATAGTGTGTTACGCAAGAACAATTTTTCTGGTGCCATTCCGAAAGAACTTGGAGATCTAGACAATCTGGAGTTGTTGGATTTAAGGGAGAATAACTTGATTGGAAATATCCCCGCAGAAGCCGGGAGGATGCTGTTGAAACAATTGTAAGTTAACTCTATATATTAGCTTTATCTATTTTGTATGATTTCTCAGCATACCTtaaatgatgttttatttttctgtagGTTGGTTCATGACAATAAATTTGAAGGTAGCAATTCTCAAGCACTCGAGAACATGGGACTGCCTTCTAAATCACTAGTTATCGAGAACTATTCATCGCCCCTGGCAAATTTGTTTCAGTGCAAGAATAGAAAGTTTGCATACTGGTAAGCATAGCATCATTTTATGTGCATCATTCTCTGGGATTGTATACTTCTCTTAAATTGTTGCATATTTCATATGGTTAACAcgatttattttacatttgtgtGAACAGCGCGTGGTATAGAGATCTCAAGCAATGGAACAAGGCAGAGTTTTTGGCAGTTCCAATTAAAGGAGCACTTAAAAGATATCTCAATGTCATGGCTCTACCACTGTATGTTGACAACATTTCTTACCGATTTCAATCTTAATCTTCACATTTTTCGTTCTTTCATCATGTTCAGCATTCTTAAATTGTTTGCTCTTATTTGAAAGGTTCAAGCTAGGAAAGGCTACATCTCATGGTTATGCAGAGAATTACTGTGCCGGTCTTCCTAGTGAGTGGAGAGTCTTGATTGATTTGTGTTATGTGAGAAACTGAAAAGTATGCTTTTTAATTGACTTTCAAAACATACCTTATATCATGTAGGTTCTGGCGAGTTGGAGATTGGCTCAAATTTATCAAATCTGATCAGTTCTGCACGTCGTAGGTTGCTTGATCAGTCCAGTAACCTCGCAGCTGCACCTTACAATGGACCCGTTATACAGATCAGTTATCTTCCAATTACCACAAGTAGTGGATCTTTCTCCGCTGTGCCAGATCCCAATAAGAAACAAAATCAGTCCCTTGCACCACTCAATTCATCTGCTGGTTCTCAAACAAGTGAACCAAATTCAGCTAATGGTGCTCCAAGAAAACTCTGGAAATATGTTATTATTATCTCTGGTGTCGTTATCTTGGTTATTTTTATTGCGATCTTGCTTTGCGTCTTGCGAAAACGAGCTGCAAAAGCTATAAAGCCCTGGAAGACAGGAATAAGTGGACAGTTGCAAAAGGCATTTGTAACAGGTAATACTGCAATAAGTGAATTATGTCCGAACTCCAATGTCAGGTGGATGCGCGCTTGAGTTAGAAATTCGTGTTAACCATTATCTGCACTTATATGTAATGCAGGGGTCCCAAAGTTGAATCGATCAGAGTTGGAGACGGCATGTGAAGATTTCAGCAATATCATTAACACTTTTGAGAAGTGCACGGTATATAAAGGAACACTGTCCAGTGGAGTCGAGATTGCTGTTGATTCTACTATTGTTACTTCTACTGAGGATTGGTCAAAGAGCATGGAGATAGCCTACAGGAGAAAGGTTTTCTTCCTTCTTATGTCAATGGAAATGAAAACACCGATAGTTTCTAAGCAATTGATAGAGGGACTCTTGTGTTTCAAACTTAACTGTTTAGCTAATTTATTTGCTTACATGCTTTCAGATTGCTGCCCTATCCCGTGTTAACCATAAGAACTTTACCAATCTTATTGGTTACTGTGACGAAGACGAACCATTCACAAGGATGATGGTCTTTGAGTATGCTCCAAACGGAAGCTTATATGAGCATTTACATGGTAACACATTTTTGTTTAAGTCTGAAAATCTAAGTCAATTAGACTCTTGAGTTCTTTGTAAAATAGAGAGTCACATTTTATATGTCGCTTTATT contains:
- the LOC131603379 gene encoding protein MALE DISCOVERER 2-like; translated protein: MECICDRFGFWLRVCVGLISLWGVQRCWSLNDEGIALLEFRVKITYDPYGALGNWNPNDSDPCKWSGVRCVDGKVQTLDLNGLSLEGTLTPHLGKLNHLKSIVLRKNNFSGAIPKELGDLDNLELLDLRENNLIGNIPAEAGRMLLKQLLVHDNKFEGSNSQALENMGLPSKSLVIENYSSPLANLFQCKNRKFAYCAWYRDLKQWNKAEFLAVPIKGALKRYLNVMALPLFKLGKATSHGYAENYCAGLPSSGELEIGSNLSNLISSARRRLLDQSSNLAAAPYNGPVIQISYLPITTSSGSFSAVPDPNKKQNQSLAPLNSSAGSQTSEPNSANGAPRKLWKYVIIISGVVILVIFIAILLCVLRKRAAKAIKPWKTGISGQLQKAFVTGVPKLNRSELETACEDFSNIINTFEKCTVYKGTLSSGVEIAVDSTIVTSTEDWSKSMEIAYRRKIAALSRVNHKNFTNLIGYCDEDEPFTRMMVFEYAPNGSLYEHLHVKDVEHLDWSARMRVVMGTAYCLHYMHHDLNPPVSHSNLNSVSILLTDDFAAKISEISFGTNRFPTSTTGEDSKKSELPPQQGPETDVYNFGILLLEIISGKLPYSEEQGHLVNWASEFLNDKRNIGCLIDPTLESFKDNELDVICEVIKECVQSDQRLRPTMKEIICKLREVLNVSPEQAVPRLSPLWWAELEILSVEAT